The Desulfovibrio sp. TomC region CTCGGGGCCTTCCCTGAGGCATGGTTCGAACTCCTTCCAATATTCCATCTGCGGCTATCGCCATATTCTGGTATTTTTTTGGTGTCAAATAGTACCAAAGAACCAATCTGGTAATACCATCCCCTTTTCTCTATTGGCCGTACCGATGACTGGCAAAAGCGCACTTAAGGATCAAACCAGAGGGAATGCGGTCAGACGTTTCAGCCCCGCACCCCGGACATGACGGACCGTCTGCGCGCACGTTGATCGCAAGCTGCTTCTGTAAACGACAGCCGTCTGAGAGCGTATTCAACGCCATAAATAATTTTTATCACACAAAAAGGAACTCTCATGAAACATCTTGGTCTGAATGCTGTGCTGACACTGGCTGTCGTTATCTCATTACTTATTGGAATATCGAGTATCATTATTTATACGGCCGGATCCACCTATGACATCTCCTTGAAGATGAAAGAGGAAGCCTTGCTGGGAACCGCCAAAAGCATGAGCAATGTCCTTGATATGTATATCAATAACGCCGTTGATCAGGCAGAAACCATTGCATCCCAGCCCATCGTGACCGACGCCCTGAACGGGTCACCGGAGCAGGCAAACAAGATGCTGCGACAATTTGTCGCCCAATCCCAAGATCTTGCCTCGGCCATCATCATCGACGCCATGGGAAAACCCGTGGCAGGCGGGACGAAAAACGGCGAACCCTTGCCATCCTCCTATGCCGACCGTGAGTATTTCAAAGCCGTCATGGCCGGTCAGCAAAGTTACGTGGCCCAGACAATCCTCAAAGGCAAAACCACCGGAGACATGGTTGTCGTCGCCGCTCACGCCATCTCCGGTCCGGACGGCAAAATCCTCGGCATCGTCATTGTCTGCCCCCTCTGGGAACCGTTTACGAAAAAATTCATCGATAGCGTGAAATTCGGCGAAACCGGATATGGCTATATGCTCGACAGCAAAGGCGTCATCATCGCCCATGCCAAAGACAAATCCCTGCTGCTAACGTATCCGTCGGATCGAACGATCAGCGAACGGGCGTTGGCGCTTAAAACCGGCATCCTTAAATACGATTTCAAGGGTGAAACGAAATACATGGCCGTAGCTGATGCGCCCCTGACCGGCTGGCTCATCTGTATGACCTCCTCGGAGTCTGAAATGGCGTCACTGGCCGCCGGCCAGCGCAACGTGCTCATCGGCCTGGGCGCCGTCGTGCTGCTCGCTGTAGCCACGCTGCTCATCGTCTTTAACAAAGTCGTGGTGCTCACCCCTCTGGCCGCCATCGCCGCGTTCACCGCCGCCGTGGCCGCGGGGAACCTCAAAGCGCCGCTCACCGGCCGCTTCCGTTTCGAGCTGGCCGGACTGGCCCACAACCTGGAGCGCATGGTGGGGGAACTCAAGACCAAGCTCGGCTTTGCCGAAGGCGTCATGCAAGGCATCCCCACCCCCTGCGGCATCGTCGGCCCGGACTGCACCATGCTCTGGGCCAACCAGGCCATCTGCAACCTGTTGGAAAAAACCGCCCCGCCCGAAACGTTCAAGGGCCAAAAATCCGGTTTATTCTATCTTGGCGACGCCAACCGTGAAACCTGTTCAGACAAGGCGCTGCGCCAACGCCACGTCCTGACCGCCCAAAACGAATTCGTCGCCCCCTCAGGCAAACAGCTGCACATTAACGTCATCACCACGCCTTTTTTCGACATGGACGGCACGCTCCTCGGTTCCATCTCCTTTTGGAACGATGAAACCGAGGCCCATAACCAGCAGGCCCGCATTGCCGCCCAAAATACGCTGATGGCCGACACCGCCGACAAGGCCACGGCCACCTCCGACCGCATGGCCTCGGCCGCTGAAGAACTCTCGGCCCAGATCGAGCAGGCCAACCAAGGCGCCCAGGAACAAAACGACCGTGTCCAGGAAACCGTCACGGCCGTGGAGGAGATGAACGCCACCATCCTGGAAGTCGCCAGGAATGCCGGCGAGACCGCGCAAAACGCCCTCATGGCCCGGGACAAGGCCCGGGAAGGGGCGGCACTGGTGGTCGATGTGGTGGACGCCGTGGACAAGGTGCGCCAGGCGGCCGAGCAGCTCAAGGACACCATGCGGGGCCTGGGCGATCAGGCCCAAGGCATCGGGGCCGTGCTGGGCGTCATCTCCGACATCGCCGACCAGACCAACCTCCTGGCCCTCAATGCCGCCATTGAGGCCGCCCGGGCCGGCGAGGCCGGACGCGGCTTTGCCGTCGTGGCCGACGAAGTCCGCAAACTGGCCGAAAAAACCATGCAGGCCACCAAGGAGGTCGGACAGGCCATTTCCGGCATCCAGCGCGGCACGACCGACACCATCGGCATGGTCGATCAGGCGGCCCTCGCCGTGGAGCAGGCCACGGCCCTGGCCGAACGCTCCGGCGCGGCCCTGGGCGAAATCG contains the following coding sequences:
- a CDS encoding methyl-accepting chemotaxis protein, translating into MKHLGLNAVLTLAVVISLLIGISSIIIYTAGSTYDISLKMKEEALLGTAKSMSNVLDMYINNAVDQAETIASQPIVTDALNGSPEQANKMLRQFVAQSQDLASAIIIDAMGKPVAGGTKNGEPLPSSYADREYFKAVMAGQQSYVAQTILKGKTTGDMVVVAAHAISGPDGKILGIVIVCPLWEPFTKKFIDSVKFGETGYGYMLDSKGVIIAHAKDKSLLLTYPSDRTISERALALKTGILKYDFKGETKYMAVADAPLTGWLICMTSSESEMASLAAGQRNVLIGLGAVVLLAVATLLIVFNKVVVLTPLAAIAAFTAAVAAGNLKAPLTGRFRFELAGLAHNLERMVGELKTKLGFAEGVMQGIPTPCGIVGPDCTMLWANQAICNLLEKTAPPETFKGQKSGLFYLGDANRETCSDKALRQRHVLTAQNEFVAPSGKQLHINVITTPFFDMDGTLLGSISFWNDETEAHNQQARIAAQNTLMADTADKATATSDRMASAAEELSAQIEQANQGAQEQNDRVQETVTAVEEMNATILEVARNAGETAQNALMARDKAREGAALVVDVVDAVDKVRQAAEQLKDTMRGLGDQAQGIGAVLGVISDIADQTNLLALNAAIEAARAGEAGRGFAVVADEVRKLAEKTMQATKEVGQAISGIQRGTTDTIGMVDQAALAVEQATALAERSGAALGEIVSVVETAGDQVRSIATAAEEQSATSEEINRAVESISRIASETAQAMGQSAQAVTELAAQAHELNALVADIRGGSGQPALTA